DNA from Cottoperca gobio chromosome 4, fCotGob3.1, whole genome shotgun sequence:
atggctttttattttcttctcgaATCAGCAATGACACACAGGTTCATACACCAGGCAGTACACCAGAGAGGTAAAACATAAATCTGACATTTCACGTGTTTTCATCCGTGAAAAAAAGTTTATATTTTAGCAGGATATTCTTTCTATGTGTCTtcttggccacaagaggctgaagtgcaccactaccccatgttTTCAATGGgattaaaagcattcatgtttttttaattatcattatGAATCAGTTCTCTATGCTTTGTAGAAGTCATATAAAACAGTATCATAATGACAGCATGTACCTTGTGTTTGGAGTGCATGGAAAAATTCAAAcccacctggaagaaaacatgaaacaaagaaaattatCCTGGCAAATCCTTTTTATTCCCCTGTTCCAaagaagttttgtttttttaaagaaactcaaaaaattatcctggcaaaaccttttttcccTGAAGTCGTAAACAACTAAGATTAGACTTGTAAAATGTTGAAGTGATTTACTCATCAGGAATTTCTGCACTACCTGATATCAGTCACTATTTCACTCAgcaaagtgaaaatgttgtcattGTGCAAGTTTTTACTTCCtccgtctacacacacacacacacacacacacacacacacacacacacacacacacacacacacacagccttcagTCCTGTCTCTGGAGTGTCCAGACTTTGGCCGGACAAAGCGAGTTGTTGAGGTAAGGTTTTCCGTCAGGCTGCCCATGTCTAGTCTGACCATACATTATTGAACGGGTCTTTACAGGTTATGCAATCACACAGTCAGGCAGTGGCTCTGATGGCACAACAGCTGAGCAGAGAGAGCCAGTGTATCCAACATGCATGTGGTCCAGACATAGTAATAGAAATTGGCAATTTATGAAATGTTACAAAGTTCTTTTAACATTCAGGTACATCAGATTACATTTATATCGATGAGATTATTTACTAGGACATTTCTATtgctctctgtctttgtttacTCTTCCTAATTGACATGGATGCAATGGACTCTGGGCAGTGAATCATATTCATTTGCAACTGAGATGTAAATCTATCCTAAGTGTAGAGTGTAGGTGGCTGTGTGCTGCAGGGTGTTGGGTCAGGGTTAAGTGGGTAAAGTGAAACTGAAACTATAACTGAATAGAAACACACTAATCACACATATTTTTACTCGCATAGATTCAACCACTGACCAAAGGCAGATTGgattaaacagaaagaaaatatatgttGGGGGGGTTCTGGATGAAATGTGCCCACagataataaatacagttaCTCTGTTGGGTACAATGTTTATAATTAAAGCCCAAccagaatgaaagaaagagacagcgTTTGAATGTTAAACCTGATGAGGTCATTTGAGAGGTAAAGAGAGATCATTCAGGTTTGCGTTAGTCTGAAGATTCTGTTGCAGTGAATTGAAATGTCACCTCATGGATTTCTAAGGTTCAGCTTTTGGAGGCCAACAGGCTGCTTAGATTTGATGTCAGGCAGCTGGTGTTCCTCTTCTCATGTGTACACTGCCTGAGATGGAAATCGGATGGTGGATGACGTTTGAGTGTGAGTGACAGAAACTGAGCCTGATGGCCTGTGACGAACGCAGCCAGCCTGTCCCCGGACAAGACACACATGTTTGGCACACATTGCGGCAGGAGCACGGCTCCTGAGATGCACACAGGGACATGGTTGCCAATAATCATCAACATAGACAAAGAGTTTGTTTTGTCCAGTGTGTTTCAGTGAGTTTGCCCTTTAGCATCCTTTCCTGGCTTGAACTGGACAGATTGACACGCCGCTCTGCCAACAAACATCTTGAACATGGCCCACTTAAGATGATGCCAGCCACACAGCCTTTCCCCTCCTATCCTGCAGGGGTCAGCCTCGTATCGGAGGGTAGATCAGAGGAGGGTTTACTCTGTCCTGttgctcctctgctcctctgctcacCAGTGCAGTCACTACTCATGTCGTTTCACTTTGGGTCATTGCAGGCTGATTCCTTCATCACCAGCTCACAATGTCAGTGACAAACGAAAGACTCGCCCCGCTATCCTTTCCCAAGAAATGGTTCCTCTCCTCCCATCAGAGGCAGGAGgaagagttgtgtgtgtgtatcgtgCCGCAGAGGGTCCCCGGGCCGCTGCCATCAAAGCCCAGGGCTGAGTTTGGACCTGGTGACTGGGCACGAGGCCGGGCATGAGTCAGAGGGAGTGAGTGGCGTCCTGTCACTGGAGCTGTATGTCAAGACAGAGTAAGCACAGTTTTCTGCTCAGGACATGTGCACTCTGTTTGATCGCTGTGTCGGACTCTTTATCACAAAGATATACTGTAATACTAACACGTACTCTATAGTCACCTAGACAAAGTAAACATCCCGGAGGCCAGGCTGTTTTAACTCATGTAGGGAAGATGAAACCGtagaagaaaacaacagttACGCAACACTAAcatgtgtgttctcatgtgtttgtgttggtttcatgtgtgtatgagtgtttgTAGTGGGAGGATTAGTGATGGAGATAATGTTAGTTTGAGGTGATgcgtctgtgagtgtgtgtgaagggggggCTGCCAATGTGTGAGCACTTTAACTTCACTAAAGTGTGCAGAAGCAGGGAGTGGATTAATATGCTCTGCTGATAGTGCAGAACCAACAGCCGTCAACGCCGGGGGCTGTTCTGAATTTaacttattgtcaacaaatccaaaTAAACGACCAACACCAACATTTAATTGATTCTACTAACTAAAGCTGATTCCTCTGTGCCGTACATCTACACTGTTGTCCAAAACTAGTAACAAGTCTACAGCCTTGCTATAATAGtttataatgtagtattattatagtaattaAAATAAGCCATTTACCAACATTAAAGTGTTTGTAATGCATATTTATAATCCaatgttataatatatgttattctAAAataggccattctgcataatgtaCTTTAAGAATAGTTAGAtgctaatacttctgtactttttaaTCAAGTAagcatttgaatgcaggacttttacttgtggcaaagtatttctacactgtggtatttagtacttttacataaaaacaaacaaaccagccACTACAGAGGCCGTCAGGGGGACTGATAGAGGATCGTACTCTTGGGTCAATAACTTTAGAATGATGGAGTTGGAAAAAAGAGCCTCCGACTTACGGCCTGAACGATAGTGGAGCAAGATGGGAGAAGAGTTACGACCACTCTGAGCCACAGTGAGgaggggaaaggaaagaagagttATAGCTACACATGGAGTGTAGAGAAAGGGACAGAGAAAACTGTAGCTTTAACTCATCATTATTTAGTCCAGAGATACCTCCGAAGAGAAGCCAAAAGATGCAACGTAATGGGTGTGAAGCGAAGGAGAGTGACACCTCTGATGGTGCAGGTGACTCTCCCCTCAGGTTTGGAGATCCGACCAGCTGTCTGACCCTTGACAGCCGACACTGCATACAcccttattaaaaaataaagatgttgCCCACACGctctacacatgcacacacactcatgagtCACAAAGGCAGGGAACATCCATGCAGACATGTAAAACACAGACGTATGTACAGCACAAACATGACCAGCCTCCCATAGTATgtaactgtgacacacacaactGTATAACCTCACACATGCGTGCACATGGATATACACGAGCACCTCTGGAAGCTGACACCGTGTGGAGCAGTCAGAGAGGAAAGTTACATTAATGATTCTGATCGCCAGGCTTTACTGAGGCAGGTATCTGCGAACACGATCCAGCAGGGCCATTTAGATAGCAAACCCATGACAGAGGGAGCAGACAAGCCAGCAGAAAGCGACACTGATCAAATACGCTCATTTTCCTCCAGGCTGCTCTGTACTTGGTAGAACTTTCCTTCAATAATGATGTATCAGACTGAAGATGTTCATGCCTGACCAGAGCAGCTCTGATATGAAAAGCTGTGCAAAGGGCTGTGTCAAAGTGGTAATGTTTTCACAACTAACATGTTATCCGCTCCCTCTGTCCAAACTCAACGACTGTTACATGGTTCGCcgtgacatttggtacagaccTACACGTCCCCCTAAGGGTGATTTTTTATAACcatggtgatcctctgactttttgtctagcgccatcatcaggcaACGTTGCAAGATGTAAGGTCATTCCTGTAGTTGTACAATCATTTTGCCCTATGTACGATCAATAATGCtaaaaacaaatagatttttaattaatttccagATGAATCCAACGTCTGTGTTTAGGCTTATCTTCTCACGTGACCTCTTTACAGCCAATCACTGGTGGTGTAGGTTATGATGTTGATGAAGGTGACTCATATTCAACCACAAAGCCTAGATTGGAAACCACTGCATcaaagaaatagtttgaaatTTTGGTAAAtagcctttatttattcactttcttgccaataagaggatggagagaagagaaataatCACATTACTTTGGTTTTTGTACCAATTAAATGAACAAGATAGTATTTATGCTACGATAAGATAAAGGAAGCCAAGAAACATATTTCCCAATAGGTCTAGCTTTTCCTTTAAATCTGAATTTAATAACAactgagaaagaaaatggaTAAAAATGGTTAATTGGCTTTAATGATGCTACTGAAAGATGAATGACCTCTGTTTGACCCTTGAAGAAAGCAGGCTTACAGTGCATCTATATTGAGTAGCTGGTAACACACTATGACAAGAATAGTTTAATCTCTTTACATCATTCATGATTGTTCATATTTCTGACAGTCATAGGAACATAATATCATGACAAACCTACGGTTTGGATGGCAACTATCACATGGCATTAAGTCTACATTTCATCCACCATCTTAATCCAAAATCTACCTTTAACTGCTTTTGTTCGATTGAATGACAAAGTGATGACATGTTGGCCACAACATCCCGTCAGTGTCCAATATTCAGACAAAAATTGTGGACAGCTGAATATGTGACTTCCCAAATAAGAAATGTGAGTGTGCCAAAAGAATTAATAACTGAGCACACACGATCCAGTTTGAATGCATTATGTTGTCAGCAAGACGCTGGGAGACAGAATGAGGAGAAATTAGCCACTGGATCACATGAGATAAGGCTTGTTAATTCTGTGTATGGCTAAGAAGCTGCTGCTTttacacagagagaggggggggggggagggagagagagagagagagagggagagaggtggagagagagagagagagagagagagagagagagagagagagaaaggagagggcTTTTTAGCTCTGCGTCTGGCTCGCTcttctgcctctccctctctgctctgtctcgcTTTGTGTCTCTCGCTCgtgatctgtttttctttctctctctctctctctctcttcttctctctctcttccctctctctctctctcctctctctctcctctctctctctctctttctttctcttcttctctctctcttttttcttctctctcttttcttctctctctctctctcttttttttttctcttttcccgAGCGGATAGGTCATTCTGTGATGAACTGATGAAACTGTGTTTAGCAGAAGAACCATCATTTATACATTCAGCCACACAGTATGTAACACTCTAACCTCTATGTTAATGAACAAAGTTAGAactgtttatgttgtttttcctAATTAGCACATTTTAAATCTGATGATTTACTTATTTCATtgtaaataatgttaatgtgagtaaATTATTTATCTGTTTAAGGCAATAAGATGTGATGTAATTATCAAATGTATACAATGGTTGTTTACCATGCATGCCAGTAAAGCAATATAAATtgaattgagagagagagagagcgagagagagagagagagagagagagagagagagagagagagagagagagagagagagagagagagagagagaaactcatTAGTTTGAGTTTATCTGCACTctggacattttgttttttctcaagAGAGAAACACCTGGTGACGTCACGCAATCACTCCATTGCCACAAGTCACacgcaacacaaacacaaagcacttctgtgtgtgcagagctgcagtgtgtgcggatggagaggcagagagggagggaacgCAGAGAGTTTCTCCACAGCGCAGCAGAGAGCCACACAGAGAGGTCTGCGCGCAGTGGAAGGACGCGCTTCCCATCGCTCTCCTGAGAAAGAAAGCGACTTCTCTGCTGGACGGCGTTATACGACggacccacacacactcagacgaACACAGTCAAGGACATATGTGAGCGGGGCGCGTTTACCGCGGGGAGTCTACATCCAGGATTCAGGATTTTTTGCGCatgtcatttcatttgtttggaAACTAAATAAACAATGCACTCTGCTGGCGACAACTAATTCACAAACATGAGTCACCGAGGGGGTGATCGACAACATTCAGAGGTTCTGTGGTCTTCTCAGGCGGGACAAAGTCCGGTAAGCTGCGCGATTCTCACCCACAGAGCGATAAGCGTCTCTCGGTCACCTTCTGAAATGATGTCTTATGGCGACGTGCGTGGCGCGCCAGAGTGCGTGTGAGTGACTGACCGATAGTCTttcctgagagagaaagagaggctggATATAAACAGCAGCCAGGCTTTCAGGCAGCGACAGCCAGACACTCGGAGCAGCCATATCGCCTCTCTCACAGCTCCTCAGACCCATGCAGGATGCCCGGAGAGCCCCGGGGAGTCCTGGTCCAGCTCAGCCCGAGTTCATGACGCTCTGGGTGGCCTCGTCATGCGTCTTTTGCCCGAGCCCAGCGCCCAGTCCCTCcggctcctcttcctctttatctTCGTGATGGGGGTGACCCCTTCCCCGGCTCTCACAGCCGGCTGCCCAGACAGATGCGTGTGCGACGACCAGCTGGTGGTCCAGTGCGCCGGGCAGGAGCTCACCCTGTTCCCCAATGACCTGCCCCTGGCAACCCGGCAGCTCATCATCTCCAACAACCGCATTGGGGACCTTCCTGCGCTGCAGCTCAACTACCTGTCTGATCTGGTCTATTTGGACTGCAGCAACAACTCTCTGACCGAGATCTCCGAGTCCACCTTCGGGAATTTGCGGAAACTCGCCTATCTGGACATGTCGTTCAACACCCTGCTGCAGATCGAGGACCGGACTTTCGGGCCCCTGGCGTCTCTGGTGATGCTGCGGCTGACGGATAACCCGAGTCTGGGGGAGATCCACCCGGATGCCTTCTCAGAGAACATGGCTCTGCAGGTGTTGGATGTGAGCCGGAACAACCTGACGGCCCTCAACATCAGCAGCCTGATCGCCCTGCCCGCTCTGCGGTCTCTGGGGCTCAGCGGCAACCCCTGGAGTTGCGACTGTGACACGGAGGACCTCTGCCTCTGGGTGCAGATAGAGGGCTTCAAGTTCCAAGGTGAGGATGGATGGAGTCTGAACGAAGTCATAACATATTGTCCAtcccaacacatacacacagaacattCAGGCTGGTctaaactgtaaaaaaataaaattcagatagataaatagatttattttcaatgaCAATTAAAGACTTGTGGCACTGACAGccctgaaaagtaaaaaaaaacaaaaacaatcctcTACATTCTTTGCCAAAATGTGGCCTGTAAGCTGATGCCA
Protein-coding regions in this window:
- the lrrc52 gene encoding leucine-rich repeat-containing protein 52, whose amino-acid sequence is MRLLPEPSAQSLRLLFLFIFVMGVTPSPALTAGCPDRCVCDDQLVVQCAGQELTLFPNDLPLATRQLIISNNRIGDLPALQLNYLSDLVYLDCSNNSLTEISESTFGNLRKLAYLDMSFNTLLQIEDRTFGPLASLVMLRLTDNPSLGEIHPDAFSENMALQVLDVSRNNLTALNISSLIALPALRSLGLSGNPWSCDCDTEDLCLWVQIEGFKFQDEGQTVCHSPPELAGQRLAEVGMQLRADCHQGLGYWDYLFFIAIGFVIFSAGTVSAWVMGVLMVLYERYSKRKSEELDSDDEDDRGGMGGGGGNQGNGDLSKPGMQV